In one Drosophila pseudoobscura strain MV-25-SWS-2005 chromosome X, UCI_Dpse_MV25, whole genome shotgun sequence genomic region, the following are encoded:
- the l(1)G0196 gene encoding inositol hexakisphosphate and diphosphoinositol-pentakisphosphate kinase isoform X15, translating to MEWTWFKDWWRLKKLRSRHQRHKKKLEAAAAAGAAVSTAAVLPGSDPGAGGESLSQEDRRTKRRHSLDAITGADLAHAQRRGRVRDRLRRNRLLQCQRRSQSAGVHAKQLDNGKDTAEDDDDGEYGPFNVSDYEDYGPSHGSDGESDDFCYCDICLNGDTDFGESNDGMDSDTSTSSSNSKQVMVGICAMAKKTQSKPMKEILTRLGEFEFIKLVTFEENVILREPVQNWPTCDCLVSFHSKGFPLEKAIEYAQLRNPFVLNNLHMQYDIQDRRRVYAILEKEGIEIPRYAVLDRDSPDPKHHELIESEDHVEVNGITFNKPFVEKPVSAEDHNIYIYYPTSAGGGSQRLFRKIGSRSSVYSPESRVRKTGSFIYEDFMPTDVYFSGTDVKVYTVGPDYAHAEARKSPALDGKVERDSEGKEIRYPVILNHSEKLISRKVCLAFKQTVCGFDLLRANGKSYVCDVNGFSFVKNSNKYYDDCAKILGNMILRELTPTLHIPWSVPFQLDDPPIVPTTFGKMMELRCVVAVIRHGDRTPKQKMKVEVRHPKFFEIFEKYDGYKLGHVKLKRPKQLQEILDIARFLLSEIHTKAHAEIEEKESKLEQLKNVLEMYGHFSGINRKVQMKYQPKGRPRGSSSDDSKSLVVSNPKRGLVLKPGEANLPAESPAEPSLVLILKWGGELTPAGRIQAEELGRIFRCMYPGGQGRSDYSGTQGLGLLRLHSTFRHDLKIYASDEGRVQMTAAAFAKGLLALEGELTPILVQMVKSANTNGLLDNDCDSSKYQNRAKGRLHELMQNDREFTKEDREHINPCNSKSITQALDFVKNPVDCCHHVHLLIRELLHIISIKKDDPKTKDAILYHGETWDLMRCRWEKIEKDFSTKSKLFDISKIPDIYDCIKYDLQHNQHTLQYDQAEELYIYAKNLADIVIPQEYGLTPQEKLAIGQGICSPLLRKIKGDLQRNIDEVEDEFMNRLNPHYSHGVASPQRHVRTRLYFTSESHVHSLLTVLRYGGLLNVVTDEQWRRAMDYISMVSELNYMSQIVIMLYEDPTKDPTSEERFHVELHFSPGVNCCVQKNLPPGPGFRPHSHGDNACNVSMQSSDEANPARIEEENDNSGEEQNTKKAGSCEEHISASGSSSNIFNAGFNRLELRTKHLKSKPIPIGSHHTVSGHEAMDLAKRLNEELASQQHQLSHQQQQQQQQQQQQQQQQQQQQQQQQLRPISPDMRAVSPDCEPRSRSFEQRPTAGNCCKETAPYSSFGEIDHARVGTGEGASKGGNRTAFQIRVTDSLSFFKIDSSTNELPLSDIDFSLNPGTPQCGPASHKRLHVLTMRRMESCDEPDDLKAGREVPQHLQHLPQISPLATNERPLSCNCTSSSPLALHSQAHSHSKSLMDLGQAVGSTEVAHSPATGTERADAIEVGGSSFDDDFQLSSSAPACLMTVPYGRRLPAPAALSPMSHATTSPTASTLRLCKDMDETHSKAPAAASAAASSGHRRATSHSCGQLSVLPSSAPVLQENPLRFLVCSVPAPPGGCFVSCFESIAENVSPNLNPTTTPTPTPDPEPPNKTTIVPNERPSEQQPQIQPQPLVVYNLPTLLVTATASRTELKPITTPTITPTLAITTTTNRTTTTIATLFNNNTATMSSNQTFTNQFKSIDPSSSDAHQHQHQHEYAISSIPTSTTILPIPKSTSTTITPIINQPIIQHNDTNTNTNNNTTTNTDTNTTTTTTTPSCCTNTIATDSTVSVSVSASASSANSSTSSRRQRHSIAGQMSYMKMLGFGGFSKKMATSANSLFSTAVISGSSSAPNLRDMIPVSSSGFGDVPPIRPLETLHNALSLRKLDCFLQDMILAQIFKTPTGSPPRVLDHGTMPAVSSMTLAAHVDVAASVGQGIVGAGDIPSTPTGVMVKVDHSPLSVTFQGGCSESGSINGLSERHQENKLLSELAMEELNKIQDADDRRQCRTFLAAKKEPVLFLILISFTFQSLIPHSIRPFMTCFCIIFNPFRFRLIC from the exons ATGGAATGGACCTGGTTCAAGGACTGGTGGCGCCTCAAAAAGCTACGATCGCGTCACCAGCGCCACAAGAAGAAACtcgaagcagcagcggcggcgggcGCCGCAGTTAGCACAGCCGCCGTCTTGCCCGGATCAGATCCAGGGGCGGGTGGCGAGAGCCTGAGTCAAGAAGATCGCCGGACCAAACGCCGTCATAGCCTGGATGCAATCACAGGGGCGGACTTAGCGCATGCGCAGCGACGCGGTCGTGTCCGGGATCGACTGCGCCGCAATCGCTTGCTGCAGTGTCAGCGGAGAAGCCAAAGCGCAGGCGTCCACGCCAAGCAGCTGGACAATGGCAAGGATACGGCtgaggatgacgatgacggGGAATACGGACCCTTTAACGTCAGCGATTACGAGGACTATGGACCGAGTCATGGCAGCGATGGCGAGAGCGACGACTTCTGCTACTGCGACATCTGCCTGAAT GGCGACACGGACTTCGGGGAAAGCAATGACGGCATGGACTCCGACACAAGCACCtcctccagcaacagcaagcagGTGATGGTCGGCATCTGTGCAATGGCCAAGAAGACGCAGTCGAAGCCGATGAAGGAGATCCTCACGCGGCTCGGCGAGTTCGAGTTCATCAAGCTGGTCACGTTCGAGGAGAACGTGATACTGCGCGAACCTGTCCAGAACTGGCCCACCTGTGACTGCCTGGTCTCGTTCCACTCGAAGGGATTCCCCCTGGAGAAGGCCATCGAGTACGCCCAGCTGCGTAATCCGTTTGTCCTCAATAACCTTCACATGCAGTACGACATCCAGGACAGGCGGCGGGTCTATGCCATACTCGAGAAGGAGGGCATCGAGATACCACGCTATGCGGTCCTCGATCGCGACTCTCCCGATCCCAAGC ATCACGAGCTGATAGAATCTGAGGACCACGTGGAGGTCAATGGCATCACCTTCAATAAGCCGTTCGTAGAGAAGCCAGTCTCGGCGGAGGACCACAACATCTACATCTACTACCCGACGTCGGCGGGGGGTGGAAGTCAGCGTTTGTTTCGTAAGATCGGCAGTAGGAGCAGTGTCTATTCGCCGGAGTCGCGGGTACGCAAGACGGGCTCATTTATCTACGAGGACTTCATGCCCACCGATG TGTACTTTTCAGGCACCGACGTGAAGGTCTACACCGTGGGACCGGATTACGCGCATGCAGAGGCCCGTAAGAGTCCTGCGCTAGACGGCAAGGTGGAGCGTGACAGCGAGGGCAAGGAGATCCGCTACCCTGTGATCCTCAATCACTCCGAGAAGCTAATTTCCCGCAAGGTATGTCTGGCCTTCAAGCAGACGGTCTGCGGCTTCGATCTCCTGCGGGCAAATGGCAAGAGCTACGTATGCGATGTGAACGGCTTCAGTTTCGTGAAGAACTCAAACAAATACTACGATGACTGCGCCAAGATCCTGGGCAATATGATCCTCAGGGAATTGACGCCCACGCTGCACATTCCCTGGTCGGTGCCCTTCCAACTGGATGATCCGCCCATCGTCCCCACCACCTTTGGCAAGATGATGGAGCTGCGTTGCGTGGTGGCCGTGATCCGGCATGGGGATCGCACGCCCAAGCAAAAGATGAAAGTCGAAGTGCGGCATCCAAA GTTCTTTGAGATTTTCGAGAAGTACGATGGCTACAAGCTGGGCCATGTGAAGCTGAAGCGGCCCAAGCAGCTGCAGGAGATCCTCGACATAGCCCGCTTCTTGCTCAGCGAGATACACACCAAGGCACACGCGGAGAtcgaggagaaggagagcaaGCTGGAGCAGCTGAAGAACGTCCTGGAGATGTACGGCCACTTCTCGGGCATCAATCGAAAGGTGCAGATGAAGTACCAGCCCAAGGGACGACCCCGCGGATCGAGCTCCGACGACAGTAAGTCTCTTGTAGTCTCCAATCCTAAACGCGGTCTTGTGCTGAAGCCCGGCGAAGCCAATCTTCCAGCGGAATCCCCTGCAGAACCGTCCCTGGTACTCATCCTCAAGTGGGGTGGCGAGCTAACGCCGGCCGGACGCATCCAGGCCGAGGAACTGGGCCGCATTTTCCGCTGCATGTATCCAGGAGGTCAGGGACGATCCGATTACTCGGGCACCCAGGGATTGGGTCTACTACG CCTGCACTCCACCTTTCGGCATGACCTGAAGATCTATGCCTCGGACGAGGGTCGTGTCCAGATGACAGCGGCTGCCTTTGCCAAGGGTCTGCTGGCCCTCGAGGGAGAGCTGACTCCCATTCTGGTGCAGATGGTTAAGAGCGCCAACACGAATGGGCTGTTGGACAACGATTGCGACTCCAGTAAATATCAAAATCG GGCCAAGGGTCGTCTACACGAGCTAATGCAAAACGACCGCGAGTTTACAAAGGAGGATCGCGAGCATATCAATCCGTGCAACAGCAAATCGATTACTCAGGCCCTGGACTTTGTGAAGAATCCAGTAGACTGCTGTCACCATGTGCACCTGCTGATCCGCGAGCTGCTGCACATAATCAGCATTAAGAAAGACGATCCCAAGACCAAGGACGCCATACTGTACCATGGCGAAACCTGGGACCTGATGCGGTGCCGCTGGGAGAAGATCGAGAAGGACTTCAGTACGAAATCAAAGCTCTTTGATATCTCCAAGATACCAGACATCTACGACTGCATCAAATATGATCTGCAGCACAACCAGCACACGCTGCAGTACGACCAGGCCGAAGAGCTCTATATCTATGCCAAGAACCTGGCCGACATTGTCATACCGCAGGAGTACGGTCTGACGCCACAGGAGAAGCTGGCCATTGGGCAGGGTATCTGCTCGCCGCTGCTGCGCAAGATCAAAGGTGATCTGCAGCGGAACATCGATGAGGTCGAGGACGAGTTTATGAACCGTCTGAACCCACACTACAGCCACGGCGTGGCCAGTCCCCAGCGTCACGTCCGCACCCGGCTGTACTTCACCAGCGAGTCCCATGTCCACTCCCTGCTCACCGTACTCCGGTACGGTGGCCTTCTTAACGTGGTCACCGACGAGCAGTGGCGGCGCGCCATGGACTACATCTCCATGGTGTCCGAGCTGAATTACATGTCCCAGATCGTCATCATGCTGTACGAGGatcccaccaaggatcccacCTCCGAGGAGCGTTTCCACGTCGAGCTCCACTTTAGTCCGGGCGTCAACTGTTGCGTCCAAAAGAACCTGCCGCCAGGGCCCGGGTTCCGGCCCCACTCCCACGGCGACAATGCCTGCAACGTGAGCATGCAGTCCTCGGACGAGGCGAATCCTGCCCGAATCGAGGAGGAGAACGACAACTCCGGCGAGGAGCAGAACACCAAAAAGGCAGGG AGCTGCGAGGAGCACATCTCCGCTTCTGGCTCCAGCAGCAATATTTTCAATGCCGGCTTCAACCGGCTGGAGCTGCGCACCAAACATCTCAAGTCGAAGCCCATTCCTATCGGCTCGCACCACACGGTAAGCGGGCACGAGGCGATGGATCTGGCGAAGCGGCTCAACGAGGAGCTCGCCtcccagcagcaccagctctcccatcagcagcaacagcaacagcaacagcagcagcagcagcagcagcaacagcagcagcagcagcagcagcagcaattgcGCCCCATCAGCCCCGATATGCGGGCAGTTAGTCCGGACTGCGAGCCGCGATCCCGCAGCTTCGAGCAGCGTCCCACCGCCGGAAACTGTTGCAAGGAGACGG CTCCTTACTCGAGCTTCGGAGAGATAGATCATGCCCGAGTCGGCACCGGAGAAGGGGCTTCCAAGGGGGGCAATCGCACGGCCTTCCAGATCCGCGTCACGGACAGTCTGTCCTTTTTTAAGATCGACTCGTCCACGAACGAGCTTCCCCTGTCCGACATTGATTTCTCTTTGAACCCGGGTACACCCCAGTGCGGCCCGGCTTCGCACAAGCGACTCCACGTACTGACCATGCGCCGCATGGAGAGCTGCGATGAGCCGGATGACCTGAAGGCGGGTCGCGAGGTGCCCCAGCACCTGCAGCACCTGCCCCAGATCTCGCCGCTGGCCACAAACGAACGACCGCTTAGCTGCAATTGCACCAGCTCCTCGCCCCTGGCGCTCCATTCCCAGGCCCACTCACACTCAAAGAGTCTGATGGATCTCGGCCAGGCTGTGGGCAGCACCGAGGTGGCACACAGCCCGGCGACGGGCACCGAGCGAGCAGATGCCATCGAAGTCGGTGGCAGCAGCTTCGACGATGACTTCCAGCTCTCTAGCTCGGCTCCGGCTTGCCTGATGACCGTCCCATACGGGCGGCGACTTCCTGCTCCGGCAGCTCTCTCGCCCATGAGCCATGCCACCACCTCGCCCACCGCCTCTACACTGAGGCTGTGCAAGGACATGGACGAGACCCATTCAAAGGCACCAGCTGCCGCTAGTGCTGCCGCCAGTTCTGGCCACCGCAGGGCCACCAGCCACTCGTGTGGCCAGCTCTCGGTGTTGCCCAGCTCGGCGCCAGTTCTCCAGGAGAATCCCCTTCGCTTTTTGGTCTGCTCGGTGCCAGCTCCGCCTGGCGGGTGTTTTGTGAGCTGCTTCGAATCCATAGCCGAGAATGTCAGTCCCAATCTGAATCCAAcaaccacacccacacccacacccgaTCCCGAACCACCAAATAAAACCACTATTGTACCCAATGAAAGACCGTCagaacaacagccacagatacagccacagcctctgGTGGTCTACAATCTGCCCACTTTGCTTGTTACTGCCACAGCAAGCCGAACAGAACTTAAACCAATAACTACACCGACAATTACACCAACTCTAGctataacaacaacaacaaacagaacaacaacaacaatagcaactTTGTTCAATAATAATACAGCAACAATGTCTTCTAATCAAACATTTACTAACCAATTCAAATCGATCGATCCTTCCTCCTCTGAcgcacaccaacaccaacaccaacatgAATACGCAATCTCATCAATACCAACGTCAACAACAATTCTACCAATACCAAAATCAACTTCAACGACAATCACACCAATCATCAATCAACCGATCATTCAACATAATGACACTAACACCAACACCAATaacaacaccaccaccaacactGATACAAACACAACAACTACCACGACCACCCCGTCTTGTTGTACCAATACCATCGCCACAGATAGCACAGTTTCGGTGTCGGTATCGGCCTCGGCCTCATCGGCCAACTCGTCAACATCATCGCGTCGCCAAAGACACAGTATTGCCGGCCAGATGTCCTATATGAAAATGTTGGGTTTCGGTGGTTTTAGCAAAAAGATGGCCACCAGCGCTAATAGCCTTTTCAGCACGGCAGTGATAAGCGGTAGCTCATCTGCCCCCAATCTGCGGGACATGATACCGGTCTCGTCTTCCG GATTTGGCGATGTACCACCAATACGGCCCCTCGAAACGCTCCACAATGCTCTGTCGCTGCGCAAGCTGGACTGTTTCCTGCAGGACATGATCCTGGCGCAGATATTCAAGACACCAACGGGCTCTCCGCCGCGCGTCCTCGACCACGGCACTATGCCGGCCGTCTCTTCAATGACGCTCGCTGCACATGTGGATGTCGCCGCTTCAGTCGGTCAAGGCATTGTCGGCGCTGGGGACATCCCGAGCACGCCGACGGGGGTGATGGTGAAAGTGGATCACTCGCCCCTCAGTGTGACCTTCCAAGGAGGCTGTAGCGAATCGGGCTCGATTAACGGGCTCTCGGAACGACACCAGGAGAATAAGCTTCTCTCAGAATTGGCGATGGAAGAGCTAAATAAAATCCAGGATGCGGATGATCGGAGGCAGTGCCGAACCTTTTTGGCCGCCAAAAAAGAGC ctgttttatttttaattttaatctCGTTCACTTTTCAATCGCTCATTCCCCATTCGATTCGCCCATTCATGACTTGTTTTTGTATCATCTTTAACCCCTTTCGATTCCGCTTAATATGTTAA